The Pseudomonadota bacterium genome contains the following window.
AGAAGTTTTCCTACCTTGGACTTTGGCAACATATCCCTGAATTCAATGTAACTCGGGATTTTATATGCAGCCAACCTGTCCCGGCACCATTTCGTAAGGTCGGTTCCCCCCACTCCTCTGGCATCCTGTTTGAGTACTACAACTGCCTTGATACGCTCCCCCACCTTTTCATCGGGGACACCGATTACGCATGCCCCAACAACAGCAGGATGGTCCTGAAGAACCGACTCAATCTCTGAACAAGAGACCCTGAATCCCTTATGCTTTATGACATCTGCACTTCGATCCATATAATAAATCTGTCCCTCATCGTCCATCCGAACAAAATCCTTCATCCGGTACCATATCTTGCCGTCAAGCTCAACGTAAGCCTCTGCCGTTTCTTCAGGCTTATTCCAGTAACCCTTCGGGATATAGTCAGAGGTAACCAGCAGTTCCCCTGCCATGTTCGGTGGAACCGGTTCCAGTGTATCCGGATCAACAATCTTCACCTGTCTTGATGGCAATGGGAAACCAAGACTGCCAGGCACAGGCTCCTTGTCCATAGGACTCACTGCAACGAAACCAACCTCCGTTGAACCGAAGATCTGACGGATCGGGAGACCAAATTTTTGTTTCCACCTGTTATAAACCTCAGAAGGAAGGACATCCCCTCCGCTCCAGCAATATTTTAAAGAGGATAGGTCATAGAACTTTAGCCTGTCGTTTTCTAAAATCATGCGGTATAGGGTGGGGGCTCCGAGAAATAGGGTTGCCCTGTTCCTCTCGATAGCTTCTAAAATTGCATCAACCTGAGGAGTGGGCATCAATACAGCGGTATTTCCTTTGGTTAAAACCATCCCCAGGATAACCCCTTGTGCCAACTGGTGGAAAAGAGGATTTACCATAATGAGCACATCGTTGCCTTCAGAAATATAGCCTTCCCCTAATGCACGAACTTCCTGAACAAACGAGACCATCCCGGTATGGGTGGAAGGACATCCCTTTGGGAAGCCTGTTGTGCCACCGGTGTACAGTATATAGCAGAGGTGTTCGTTCGGTTTGATATTTACTTCAGGGGGTTGGGGTGGATAGTCGTGGATTGCTTTTCTGAAGGAGTATACATTTCCATCCCATTTCACAACACCCTTGGGCACCTTATCAAACATGGCGCCAACTGTTCTTTTATACCAGGGAAGTAAATCAACAAGATTTGTGACAATAGCCCTCTTGAGGCAGGTTTTTGGAAAAACCTCTTCAATATACCTGAAATTCGTGTCCTGACATACAACCGTCTCAGCGCCCGCATCGTTGATAAGGTAACTGATTTCATAAGGCGTATAAATAGGGGAAACCGTTACCGGGATAGCGCCGATTCGCTGAGCGCCGAAATATCCGATGAGGAATTGCGGACAATTCGGGATATACAGCATTACCTTATCGTTCTGCCTTACACCCAGATCGTACAGGGCCGTGGCAAATCGGTCAATCAACTCTTTCAGTCGTTTATAGGAAAATTTCTCACCAATGTAAATGATGGCCGGGTGATCAGGATATTTCTCGCAAGCTCGCTCGAATCCGCTGATGAGCGGTTCGTCATATGATGGTATCATAATCCCCCTAAATTTTCAGACCTTGTATGGTTATTTACATATAAATAGGATTTTCTAATCCATATATTTCATCGCTAATTTTTTTTAGCATATAAACAGGAAGGAAACAATAAAATCATTAACTCTCTCGATTTCCACAAGAACAACTTCAACCTTGACAACAATAAGGGTCTTTGATAGGATTGAACTAATGAAAATCATTTGCGATTTGCTAATGATAAATTAAATGCCACGCATATTCGACAACATAGACAATCATTTATTGCCTGCCCTTCAGGAAACGATTCAGCTATCCAACAAAGCAGATTTTTGCGTTGGCTATTTTAATCTCAGAGGCTGGAAAGGGCTTACCGCTCATATAGATCGGTGGGCTGGCGGGGAAGAAAACTGTTGTCGTATACTCGTAGGGATGCAACGTTTGCCCCATGAGGATTTACGTGCAGCCCTCAGCATAATTAAACAAGACAGTACCATTGACAACCAGACTGCCTTGAGACTTAAGAAAAATTTGGCAGAGGAATTTAAAAACCAATTGACTATAGGCATTCCAACAAATGAGGATGAGGAAGGCCTTCGTCGCCTGGCAGAACAGATAAAAGCAAAAAAGGTAATAGTGAAACTGTTCCTTCGCCATCCCTTACATGCAAAACTTTATTTGTTGTTTCGTTCTGATCCGATAAACCCAGTTATTGGCTACCTCGGAAGCAGCAACCTTACTCTTGCAGGACTTTCGCAACAAGGAGAGCTAAACATTGATGTATTAGATCTTGATGCATGCCAGAAATTGGTAAAATGGTTTCACGATCGATGGACAGACCGCTGGTGCATCGATATATCTGATGAGTTGGTTAAAATCATTGAAGAAAGTTGGGCAAGAAAAGAACTTATTCTACCTTATTATATCTACATAAAGATGGCATACCACCTTTCGCAAGAGGCACGTGCTGGCCTCTCAGAATTCAAGATTCCACGAGAGCTTGACCAGAAACTGTTTGAATTCCAAAAAGCGGCAGTAAAGATAGCTGCACACCACATTAATAAGAGAGGCGGCGTTGTTGTAGGGGATGTTGTGGGTCTTGGAAAGACATTTATTGCTACAACAATTGCAAAAATATTTGAGGATGACTTTGATCTCGAAACACTTATTTTATGCCCCAAGAACTTAGTCAAGATGTGGGAAGACTATCGGGATGAATATCGTTTAAGGGCGAAGGTTCTTCCCATAACCAGAGTCATACAGGATTTACCGCAACTTAGACGCTACCGCCTCATAATTATTGACGAAAGTCATAACCTCAGGAATCGCGAAGGGAAGAGATACCGTGCTATCCAGGAATATATACGGGAGAATGAAAGCAAATGCATTCTTCTCTCTGCTACACCATATAATAAAACTTACCTTGATCTTTCTAACCAGTTGCGCCTTTTTGTTTCGGAAGATAAAAACCTTGGTGTTCGTCCCGAACAATTTCTCCGAGAAATTGGTGAGGCAGAATTTATTCGTCGTCATCAGTGTGCGGTACATTCTCTCTCAGCTTTCGAAAAAAGTGCATATACCGATGACTGGCGTGAGCTTATGCGCCTTTATATGGTGCGCCGTACCCGTAGTTTCATACAGGAAAATTATGCGGAAATAGATTCTGCAAACGGCCGTAAATATCTTACCTTCAAAGATGGTACCCGTTCCTACTTTCCTAATCGTATGCCGAAAACGGTTGCCTTTAAGATTGACGAGAAAAATCCGGATGATCAATATGCAAAGCTATACTCACAAGATGTAGTTGATACAATCAACAGACTGGAGCTTCCACGCTATGGTCTCGGAAATTACTTAGCACCTAACCCTCATGAGCCGCCCACTCAGAATGAAGACAGAATTATTAAAGACTTATCCCGTGCAGGCAGGCGCTTGATGGGTTTCTGTCGTACTAATCTTTTCAAGCGTTTAGAGAGCAGCGGCAATGCATTCATTCAATCCATTTCACGTCATATCCTCAGAAATTATATATATCTTTATGCAATCGAAAATGGGCAATCCCTGCCAATAGGCACTCAGGAGGCTGAACTGCTTGATACTCGAATTAACGATGAAGATATTGACTCCAAGTTATTTACTGATAGTCTTTTTGAGAACGATGAAGACAATGAATATGGAAATGAAATACCAGCAGTTCTCCTTACAGAAGAAGATTTCAAAAAGCGGGCAAGGAAGGTTTATGAGGAATATTCAAGTCAATATAAAAGCCGTTTCAAATGGTTGCGTCCCAATCTCTTCATAAACACACTCTACAAAGATTTAACTAATGATGCAAAGGCACTTCTTAGAATTCTTCAAGACAACGGGGAATGGAACCCTCAAAAGGATTTAAAACTTGATGCTCTTTTTAAAATGCTTGGAGAAAAACATCCTTATGAGAAAGTCATAGTTTTTACCCAATTTGCTGATACGGTTTATTATCTTGAAACACAACTTAAGAAACGAGGGATAAATAGCATTTCGGGTGTTACAGGTGATTCTCTTGATCCTACAGGTCTTGCCTGGCGGTTTAGCCCTGTGAGCAACAATAAACGTGCTCAGATTAAACCAGAAGATGAACTCCGTGTTTTAATCGCTACAGATGTCTTAAGTGAGGGGCAAAACCTTCAGGACTGTTCTACCATTGTCAATTATGATTTACCATGGGCTATTATTCGACTTGTTCAGAGAGCAGGACGTGTGGATCGCATAGGCCAGCAGGCAGAAGACATTATATGTTACTCATTCCTTCCGGCAGATGGTGTGGAGCGTATAATTCGCCTGCGTGCAAGGGTACGGCAGAGATTACAGGAAAACGCTGAGGTAGTTGGTA
Protein-coding sequences here:
- a CDS encoding helicase-related protein, with translation MPRIFDNIDNHLLPALQETIQLSNKADFCVGYFNLRGWKGLTAHIDRWAGGEENCCRILVGMQRLPHEDLRAALSIIKQDSTIDNQTALRLKKNLAEEFKNQLTIGIPTNEDEEGLRRLAEQIKAKKVIVKLFLRHPLHAKLYLLFRSDPINPVIGYLGSSNLTLAGLSQQGELNIDVLDLDACQKLVKWFHDRWTDRWCIDISDELVKIIEESWARKELILPYYIYIKMAYHLSQEARAGLSEFKIPRELDQKLFEFQKAAVKIAAHHINKRGGVVVGDVVGLGKTFIATTIAKIFEDDFDLETLILCPKNLVKMWEDYRDEYRLRAKVLPITRVIQDLPQLRRYRLIIIDESHNLRNREGKRYRAIQEYIRENESKCILLSATPYNKTYLDLSNQLRLFVSEDKNLGVRPEQFLREIGEAEFIRRHQCAVHSLSAFEKSAYTDDWRELMRLYMVRRTRSFIQENYAEIDSANGRKYLTFKDGTRSYFPNRMPKTVAFKIDEKNPDDQYAKLYSQDVVDTINRLELPRYGLGNYLAPNPHEPPTQNEDRIIKDLSRAGRRLMGFCRTNLFKRLESSGNAFIQSISRHILRNYIYLYAIENGQSLPIGTQEAELLDTRINDEDIDSKLFTDSLFENDEDNEYGNEIPAVLLTEEDFKKRARKVYEEYSSQYKSRFKWLRPNLFINTLYKDLTNDAKALLRILQDNGEWNPQKDLKLDALFKMLGEKHPYEKVIVFTQFADTVYYLETQLKKRGINSISGVTGDSLDPTGLAWRFSPVSNNKRAQIKPEDELRVLIATDVLSEGQNLQDCSTIVNYDLPWAIIRLVQRAGRVDRIGQQAEDIICYSFLPADGVERIIRLRARVRQRLQENAEVVGTDEAFFEDDRDDQAIVDVYNEKSGIIDGDADTEVDLASYAYQIWKNAITANPSLQKIIPELPPVIYGTKLHYPDEKEPEGVLVYLRTADDNDSLAWMGKDGKSVTESQFSILKAAECKPDTTPLPRMENHHILVQKAVELIVEEEKSIGGQLGRPSGARFRTYERLKRYTEEIKGTLFESQELLKAIDDIYHHPLRQSAIDTLNRQLRSGISDEMLAQLVIALRDEDRLCIIHKEEQTQEPRIICSMGLVKGE
- a CDS encoding AMP-binding protein, producing the protein MIPSYDEPLISGFERACEKYPDHPAIIYIGEKFSYKRLKELIDRFATALYDLGVRQNDKVMLYIPNCPQFLIGYFGAQRIGAIPVTVSPIYTPYEISYLINDAGAETVVCQDTNFRYIEEVFPKTCLKRAIVTNLVDLLPWYKRTVGAMFDKVPKGVVKWDGNVYSFRKAIHDYPPQPPEVNIKPNEHLCYILYTGGTTGFPKGCPSTHTGMVSFVQEVRALGEGYISEGNDVLIMVNPLFHQLAQGVILGMVLTKGNTAVLMPTPQVDAILEAIERNRATLFLGAPTLYRMILENDRLKFYDLSSLKYCWSGGDVLPSEVYNRWKQKFGLPIRQIFGSTEVGFVAVSPMDKEPVPGSLGFPLPSRQVKIVDPDTLEPVPPNMAGELLVTSDYIPKGYWNKPEETAEAYVELDGKIWYRMKDFVRMDDEGQIYYMDRSADVIKHKGFRVSCSEIESVLQDHPAVVGACVIGVPDEKVGERIKAVVVLKQDARGVGGTDLTKWCRDRLAAYKIPSYIEFRDMLPKSKVGKLL